In Flavobacterium sp. GSB-24, the genomic window AAAATCGTGATGCCAAAGAAATAAAGACTTCTAATTGGATTATTGGCTGTGAGACGCTCGATCGAGACATGACCGATTACCATCAATATAAAGAATATTTAGGGCCTCTTGGAATAAAAAGATTAAGAATGCAGGCTGGCTGGGCCAAAACAGAAAAGGAAAAAGGGAAATATGACTGGAGCTGGCTGGACAAAATTGTTGATGACGCTGTAAAACGCGGTTTAGAAATATGGCTGGAAACTTCTTATGGAAATCCAATCTATGAAGGCGGCGGAGGTATTAATTTAAGCGCAGGGATTCCTACTTCTGATGAAGCTCTTGTTGCCTGGGATAAATGGGTTAAAGCTTTAGTAATTAGATATAAGGATAAAATTCACGAATGGGAAGTGTGGAATGAACCTAATTTTGGCGATAATAAAATAAATTCACCAGAAAAAGTAGCTGGATTAAATATTCGCACAGCCGAAATTATAAAGAGTATTCAGCCCCAGGCAATAATCTCTGGACTATCCCTCGGACATATTGATCTGCAGTATGCCGATAAGTTTTTTAAAGTTCTTCACGATAAAAAGAAACTTAATCTATTTGATAATATGACCTACCATGATTATGTGTATAATCCGGATTCTAATTACGGACGTGTATCTGAATTACGTTCTGTTCTTAATAAGTACAGCACTAAAATTAAATTAAGACAAGGAGAAAATGGAGCCCCGTCATTTGGTGGTGGTGGAAGAGGAGCATTAGGTGATTATGACTGGACAGAACTCTCTCAGGCTAAATGGAATTCACGACGAATGCTTGGCAATCTTGGGCATGATATCCAATGTAGTATACTGGGAATTATTGATATGAATTATGGTATGGCCGGAAGCCCTATTACTAAACTGAATGTAAAGGGAATTATTGAATCCGATGCAACAAGAAAAGCAGTCCGTCCAAAAATGGCGTATTATGCCATGCAAAATATAGCTTCCATTTTTGATGATTCGCTGCAGCGTATAACAGACCTGCATCACACCTATAATATAACTGG contains:
- a CDS encoding beta-galactosidase, which encodes MVVQLIWSQSTASLNNTNFEVPLEFIGTVQNRDAKEIKTSNWIIGCETLDRDMTDYHQYKEYLGPLGIKRLRMQAGWAKTEKEKGKYDWSWLDKIVDDAVKRGLEIWLETSYGNPIYEGGGGINLSAGIPTSDEALVAWDKWVKALVIRYKDKIHEWEVWNEPNFGDNKINSPEKVAGLNIRTAEIIKSIQPQAIISGLSLGHIDLQYADKFFKVLHDKKKLNLFDNMTYHDYVYNPDSNYGRVSELRSVLNKYSTKIKLRQGENGAPSFGGGGRGALGDYDWTELSQAKWNSRRMLGNLGHDIQCSILGIIDMNYGMAGSPITKLNVKGIIESDATRKAVRPKMAYYAMQNIASIFDDSLQRITDLHHTYNITGAEKGEHRYSCGTDRSISVYGYEHKDSKKQVYTIWMDENIPLNSNTGKLQDFSFSNANFENPVYVDILSGKVYSIPADKWSKKGDIFTFKDILIYDSPVLIIEKSLLKIKTP